Proteins encoded together in one Ochotona princeps isolate mOchPri1 chromosome 20, mOchPri1.hap1, whole genome shotgun sequence window:
- the SFRP4 gene encoding secreted frizzled-related protein 4 isoform X2: MLLSLLVALCLWLRLALGVRGAPCEAVRIPMCRHMPWNITRMPNHLHHSTQENAILAIEQYEELVDVNCSAVLRFFLCAMYAPICTLEFLHDPIKPCKSVCQRARDDCEPLMKMYNHSWPENLACDELPVYDRGVCISPEAIVTDLPEDVKWIDITPDMMVQERPLDVDCKRLSPDRCKCKKVKPTLATYLSKNYSYVIHAKIKAVQRTGCNEVTTVVDVKEIFKSSSPIPRTQVPLVTNSSCQCPHILPHQDVLIMCYEWRSRMMLLENCLVEKWRDQLSKRSIQWEERLQEQQRTIQDKKQTTGRTSRSHPPKPKGKPPAPKPANTKKNIKTRSTQKRKTPKRV; encoded by the exons ATGCTTCTGTCTCTCCTGGTGGCGTTATGCCTGTGGCTGCGCCTGGCGCTGGGTGTACGCGGCGCGCCCTGCGAGGCGGTGCGCATCCCCATGTGCCGGCACATGCCCTGGAACATCACGCGGATGCCCAACCACCTGCACCACAGCACACAGGAGAATGCCATCTTGGCCATCGAGCAGTACGAGGAGCTAGTGGACGTAAACTGTAGCGCGGTCCTGCGCTTCTTCCTCTGTGCCATGTACGCACCCATTTGCACGCTAGAGTTCCTGCACGACCCCATCAAGCCATGCAAATCGGTGTGCCAGCGTGCGCGCGACGACTGTGAGCCACTCATGAAGATGTACAACCATAGCTGGCCCGAGAACTTGGCTTGCGACGAGCTGCCCGTCTATGACCGTGGCGTGTGCATCTCACCTGAGGCCATCGTCACCGACCTCCCCGAGG ATGTCAAGTGGATAGACATCACTCCAGATATGATGGTACAGGAGCGGCCTCTTGATGTTGACTGCAAGCGCCTCAGCCCTG ATCGATGCAAGTGCAAAAAAGTCAAGCCAACCTTGGCAACATATTTGAGCAAGAACTACAGTTATG TTATTCATGCCAAAATAAAAGCTGTGCAGAGGACTGGCTGCAATGAAGTGACAACAGTGGTGGATGTAAAAGAGATCTTCAAATCCTCATCACCCATCCCTCGAACTCAAGTCCCACTGGTTACAAATTCTTCCTGTCAGTGTCCCCATATCCTACCGCATCAAGATGTTCTCATCATGTGTTATGAGTGGCGCTCAAG aatgatGCTTCTTGAAAATTGTTTAGTTGAAAAGTGGAGAGACCAACTTAGTAAAAGATCCATA CAGTGGGAAGAGAGGCTGCAGGAACAGCAGAGAACAATCCAAGACAAGAAGCAAACCACCGGGCGCACCAGCCGTAGTCATCCCCCCAAACCAAAGGGAAAGCCACCTGCTCCTAAACCAGCCAACACCAAGAAGAACATTAAGACTAGGAGTACTCAAAAGAGAAAAACCCCAAAGAGAGTGTGA